The Elgaria multicarinata webbii isolate HBS135686 ecotype San Diego chromosome 1, rElgMul1.1.pri, whole genome shotgun sequence genome includes the window TGGCACCGATGTCCCATACTGCAACAAGGATCTGATCACCCTGGATAATCCAATTCACGGCCTCCATGCGATCCAGGACCTTGCTGGAAGTTCGAGCATGAACCAGCTAAGCAGCAGCGCCCAAGAGGCATCTGGTAACCAGGCAGCTCTGGAAGGCACCTCAAGTGAACACTACCTGCAAGTGCCAGTGGAAATAAGCCTATTGCCAACATCACTGTTCTGTGGGCCTGAACGAAAAGTGCCAATGCCAGATGTGGAGGGACTGTCTGAAAGCACCAACTCAGCAGAAGATTATCCTTCTCAAATTATTAAAAACGTCAACCCGCTGGCAATGAAGGAGGAATGGCTAGCcagcagatttctggagaaccaCGAGATGGGTAGCCCACCTAAAAATAATCAACAATTGCCTGAGTGCAAGGAGCGTGGGCTGAGGACTTCTGCACCACCAGGCAATAGTTGTGCTTTTTCAGGGCCACTAAGCCCCCTAACTCCCTTAGGGTAACACTTAGACAAACGGAACAATGCTTACGCATTCTGTCATGGAATACGGCAGGCTGGGGAAACAAGTTTGTAGATTCTGATTTCATCCCCTATCTACAAACATTTGATCTCTTATGTCTGCAGGAAACCTGGCTTAGGGACCCCGAAGATATGCAGCTACAAGGTTTTAAACTCCTTGCCCTGCCTGCTATTAAGATGGGCAGGTACGGTCGCGGAAGTGGTGGCATTGCAATTTTACTCTCAACGGATACCCGGATGGATATAACAGATCTGAAATTGTCGGATAGTGGTTATATCCAATCAGCCCTAGTTAAATCCTTTATGCATAACTCAGTGGTTTGTTTGAATGTTTATGTTCCCCCTAACTCTACTAAGCATAATGATAACCAACTTTGGCATGAACTGGATCGAGTACTTCATTTGGTTGAAGAAATTTTACCTAATGTGGAGATACTCTTATGTGGAGATTTTAATGCACGACTAGGAAGCAGCAATGAACAGATATGCAAGGATCTGCTGTTGGACGAAGATATCGATGCTATGCCAGCTAGAACTTCCTCTGACAAAGTTGTTAACAAAGCTGGGAAAATCTTGTTCTCCCTTATATACAAGCACCATTTATACTGTTTGAACGGAGGGCCTCTAGATAAGACAGCGGGCCATTTTACTTATTTaactgggaggggggcagtgtGGTGGATTATATTTTTATGTCAGCGGGCCTCTATGCGAAAACTTATGCCCTCCGCCTAGATGATCGTGCAGATAGTGACCACCTAGCACTGATAGCCGAGGTGGAATGCCCAGGGGGTGGGAAACAGCCTACTGCTCAACATCCCCTACAAGCTACATGTATAGGTGAGAGGCGTCTCAGATGGACCCCAATGCTGATGGAAGAAATAAAGCAATTATTAGACAGCACGAATATGATGGAGGCTAGGGACTTGATCATTAATAATCCTGATAACTCCCTGGGCCTATACCAGGCCCTAGTGGACAATATGCGGCCCTTCTTGGTAAGGTCCGGACATTTAAGAATGAACCAACATGCATATTCATGGATTGATGCAGAAGCCAGGAAAGCCAAACAAGCTCTGGTAAAATCGGCTAGGACCTTGAGGAGAGACAAATCAGAGGATAACACCAGAAGGCATTTGATGCAGAGGGGTGAATATAAGACGTTATTGAGGCGGAAAAAAGTGAGCTTTGCAACCACCTTCTGGAAGGATTTAGGACAAGCTGCTACAGAACGCAATGAAAAACGATTCTGGCACATGGTGGCCAGAGGTCTAAAATTTTTTAAACCTGCAGTAGCAGGACAGATCCCAATGGAAAGGTGGGTGGAACACTTTGGCAATCTCTTCTCATCCTCAGATACAACCCAGTTGGCCCAAAGCGAACTGGAGGATGGTCTGCCCTTAGATGCACAGAATACCTGGCCCACAGTCACAGAAAGGGAAATTATGAGTCTTATCAGCCAACTAACTAGCAGAAGGGCCCCAGGAGGGGACATGTTGCCACCTGAAATTTTCCGCCTAAATCCATCCTGGTGGTGCCCAATTTTGGCAGCACTCTTCACATCAATTGACCTAACAGGTGCTCTCCCAAGAGGTTGGACACCTAGCGTGGTGGTCCCAATACAAAAGAAAGGTAACGCTCAGGACCCTAACAATTACTGCCCGATAAGTTTGCTCGATGTTCCCGCCAAATTGTACGCAAGGCACCTATTGGAGAAATTAGAACAATGGGTTGAGGAGTTCCATATCCTCTCCCCGTTACAGGCTGGCTTCCGTAAGGGTCCTAGCACAATCGACCAGTGCTTTGCTCTGAATTACCTAATACAAAAGTACACAAATAATCCACCAAGGAAGTTGTATGTTGCCTTTGTAGACCTCTCCTCCGCTTTTGATTCCAAAGACCGACagaggctgtggaataagctgcaGGCTTTATCAACTGAGAAACGCCTCCTCTCCCTTATACAGCGCCTATACTCCAATACAGACATTAAAATCCGGTATGGCATAGCAGGCTCCCTCTCTGATCCCATCTTGACATCAAAAGGAGTCAAGCAAGGCTGTATTCTGGCCCCGCTATTATTTAATCTTTACATTAATGACATAACTCAAAAACTCTATGCCCCTACTTTTTTCCCTCCCACAATTGGAAAGATGAAGGTTCCAGGCTTGctttatgctgatgacatggCCCTCGTTTCACTAACTCAAGTGGGTATGAGGAGATTACTTACACAACTTGGAGGGTATTGCAAACAGGAGGGCCTAACTGTCAATTACAACAAGACTAAGGTTGTGGTATTTGCTAAGAGACACGTTCATCATAGATGGATCTTAGATGGACAAGTTATCGAGCAGACACGCTCTTTCAAATACCTGGGTCTTCACTTCTCGGAGAACACCCTGTGGCATGCCCACATTAAAGCAATTTCAACCTCTAGCAGTCGCCTCTTGGGCCCTATTAAAAAGCTGTTTTATACAAAGGGACACCACTTAGTCGAACCCTCGGTAAAGGTCTATGTTGCCAAAATAATAGCACATCTCTTGTACGGTGCACCCATATGGGGTGCCTACTACAAAAATGAATTAGAACCTATACAGAACAACTTTCTACGCACTCTCTTGGCAGTGGCACACAATATGCCTGGAGCACTATTAAGAACAGAAATAGGCATCCCCTCCCTGAGAGCTCGTGTACATAAATCTATCATTCTTTATATGAAAAAGCTCTGCCTGATGCCTGAGCATCACctggcaaaaatgtgctttttggacctacaggacagggagggatgggtgcGTACTGGCAGAAGTCTGATGTCATCCTATTCACCTCTCTCAGTCACAACCTTACACGCCCTACCTGTTCGCCAAATCCGTGATATAATATTCAGTAATGATATTGGGATCGACCTTGAACAGGTTAGGAAATGTAAGTTGGCCATCTGGTATCCTAAGTTCAAGcaggaccacaaaatggcttcatatCTCAAGGAATTAACCTTTTTCCCTTTCAGGCAGGCGTTTACGCAATTAAGATTTCAACAGATGCCTATGGAACTCCTGAAGGGGAGATACGGTAACTGAGCGCTTATGCATACGTGgagcaggccaagttgaggacttggctcattatgttcttcactgccgcctttataaatcaccacggaccaaattcatcctcccctttctaaacttccttgaaggccacacggaagagttcaaaatcaggtggttgctggcagacacAGACAACTTTGTGAGCTACAGGGTGGCCCTctttgccctagcagcattaaagttaaggagagcttttgtggcaggtctggattctgaccttgggtaaggtagacaataacacaaagagtatggcattgatttaagataacgtgttttattgctgctctattttgcttaatgtgttaacttgtcctaccgtttcaacagttttaatcagattaatgttttaatgttttaaatgtttcaatgttttaatgttttatgatgttgtgatggccattggctacaaacaataaaggaaaggaggaggaaaaatacagtataaaaagcacaaccaggataaaaaccacgcagcaaaattgatataaaattaaaatacaaagttaaaacagcaaaattcaaattcaagttaaaattaaatgttaaaatactgagagaataaaagggtcttcagctggcgacgaaaggagtacagtgtaggcgccaggcggacctctctggggagctcgttccacaaccggggtgccacagcagagaaagtacAGTGTTACTTATTCTGGGGAGACGCGTATAGGGTTGTCCTATTAATAAAACCCCTTTGACTTGATGGTCCAACAGCGGCAAATGGAGGCATATGGGTGGGGCAATTCAGTGGGGCTCTGAAGGCCAGGCTTAAAAGCCTTCCGTCCAGACACAGGAGGCTGCAGCGGAGCCTGAGCGCCAGCTCCCAGGTTTTGGCCTGCTGAGCCCAGATAAGCCCCTGCTCCTTGGATTGTGCTTGAGTTGGACTGTTTGCCTGTGCGTGACTCCTGCTCTGCCCAGACCCTGCTTTTGGGCTGCTCTCTGACCTCTACCTCCCCTTCGGTCTTGGAGATCAATATCCCCCATAGCCTCTCCCAGAAGTGAGCCTCCGCCAGCCACAGCAGGGCCACCAATTGCTGAAACACACTGGAAGCTGGTAGCAGGTTTCTTTCTCAAAAAATTACTGGATGACTGAATGGTCCTTCAACACCTTGTGTCATATTTTGGGTCCCACACGtactagagcagggctggggtgGAGGTCCCCATGTGTAGTGGATCTGCCCCACTGAAGgcgcactccccctccccccacagcacTTCTGCTGAGGATCCCACTTGGCTGCACCTGAGTCTCCCCAGCCAGGGCTTCGGACATCTGCTTTCCTGAGATGGATGTGTCCGAAAGGAGGACCCTTGCAGCCCCCTTTcactgccacccacccacacgAGGACAGAGCCACTgctcaactctgtgtgtgtgccttTGTGTGGGgggtgcgtgtgtgcatgcacgcaatgcagaagggcagcagaagcaagggTCACCAGCTTCACCTTACGGGCAGAAGTGCTGAGCAGCACCAGCATAGTCAGACCAGTCACAAACAGGTTTGACCTCAAGTTTCAAAGAGGCCGCCCGTCAGTCCAGAGTTGCGAAAGCCAACGGCCACCCCGGAATAGtccccttccctcttcctcaaCGCTCTCTTTAAAAACACGGCATTCCTGGCACTCGGGGCCTTCTGCAAGCGGCACCAGCAGCACCATGAAGGCTCGCTTCGTTCTCCTCTTCCTCGTGGGACTCCTCGTGGCCTGGGCTGAGCTGCCATCGGCAACTGGGCAAACAGGTAAGGATGGGAGCCCGGCCAGCTCTCCCGCCGCCACCTCCCACATCTTTCCAATCTCACCTTCTTCAAATGAGCCTTCTTCCCTTTCAGATATAGGGGAGTTTTCATTCTGGCTGCACTCATTCACACAGGAGAGCCATTCCTTCCCAATCCAGAGTGGCGCGCAGTGAAgggccccctgctcagtgcaccgAGGCAACCAGGGAGCAGcccacatgcacacgcacagcCCGGGccctcgcccccacccccaccccgccgcccCACTCCACTTCTGCCACCTGGCTGCTGTGGTATCAAGGAGCAGCTGCCTCAGCCCTTCCTTTCTGCCCCTTTTCGCAGATATCTGCTGTCTCCCTGAAAAAGGTGGTGACTGCTTGGCTTTAATTCCTCGCTGGTTCTACAACTGGAAGACCAGAAGATGCGAAAAATTCACCTACGGAGGTTGTCACGGGAACGAGAACAATTTCAAAACTTTTGAAGAGTGTCGACGCAGATGCGGCGCTCATGGTGAGATTCGGCCCGGGCAGTGCGGGCACCGGAGGGCGGAGGGAGGGCACAATGCCAGCATGGCAGGCATGGCACGGGGCAAGCAGTGTCCAAGGCACTGGGCAAAGTCCTATCCAATGACTGACTTCAAGCAGGGGCCCGTCTTCATGGCGGCGCTTTGGCGCCACAAGACACCTGGCTCCCGTGtgtgttccttcccggcatctgcacaggaaggaacacaagtgcaaagTTTCCCCACAGCGCtgaggggggaaggaacaagggggcaggaacgaggcaaccagaggaggacgaggtgcttaaaccacctctcctccctctggcagcccattccttccccccttttttatgtttatcatctatatctgcgcagctgcgcagataccaataataacagttttttaaaaaagggggggaggaatgggctccgttcctctcctctccccgttttttaatttttaaagaggcatggggcctgttcctttcctccccccctttttttattttccatgGGCAccgggctctcctgagctcctgaggtctgcccccttccctgtccagcccatggcgaccaatcagggggcatcatgggctgtgacaaacctccactgccaaaaaagtgaGGGTAAATGGAGTTTCTTgggttttgcccctggatggcttcgcaacggccgctgcatcatgtagatgacgtgccactactgcaaagccaccccagggcaaaccctttgtaGGGGGGCTGAGTtggggaagaagagagaaagggatGGAAATGGAACGTGCGGGGAAAGCGAGGGGGTgaggaggggcggggaggggtggggggcagccctGTTCCTACCATATCAGTCAGTACCGTTAAGCTCTACTGTAATTCTGTACTCATCAAGTATTATTTTGGGAAGGTTGGCACTGGCAGTTTTGACGGGAGGGTCCATGCCTCTCTCAGGGCACATCCCTTGGGTGTGCAAGGCAGGGCTGCCCTGCACTGCTCCTCTTTGTGCAGGCTCGAAGGACGAGGAGGAGCGGCAAAAGCCCCAGGCCATCAGCCGTCAGTGTGTGCAGGGCTCTCTCTCG containing:
- the LOC134411518 gene encoding kunitz-type protease inhibitor 4-like: MKARFVLLFLVGLLVAWAELPSATGQTDICCLPEKGGDCLALIPRWFYNWKTRRCEKFTYGGCHGNENNFKTFEECRRRCGAHGEIRPGQCGHRRAEGGHNASMAGMARGKQCPRHWAKSYPMTDFKQGPVFMAALWRHKTPGSRSKDEEERQKPQAISLHHGEPLGACPKPIGHGTCVEACNNGDSCGPGEKCCSNGCGHQCMKVTGGPC